A window from Anaerobaca lacustris encodes these proteins:
- the fucP gene encoding L-fucose:H+ symporter permease: MAETSPDDLKGATQKPPVIPPKILWAFVLVTSLFALWGFANDITNPMVAAFKNILLISNFESSLVQFAFYGGYCVMAIPAALFIKRFSYKTGILVGLGLYATGCLLFIPSGWMMAFSSFLIAYFIMTCGLSFLETSSNPYILSMGPEDTATQRLNFAQSFNPIGSLTGMLVAKNFILARLDKADEEARRVLQETAPDQFAAIQQHDLNIIIGPYMALGLVVLGVLVVFAIARLPRSKGEDDTSLNVGPTLKRLLDNRKYLEGVVAQTFYVGVQIMCWTFIIQYAGNELGMAKETAQMYNMVAMIIFVSSRFICTHLLKYFSPGGLLMALAIVGGGLIVGTIFIRGMFGLYCLIGVSACMSLMFPTIYGIALKGLGDDAKLGSAGLIMAIGGGSIMPPMQGWIMDQSAVNLGFMTLSSTRASFVLPLICFVVIAIFGFRTSKVHGHTY; the protein is encoded by the coding sequence ATGGCAGAGACCTCACCTGACGACCTCAAGGGCGCAACACAGAAACCGCCGGTGATTCCGCCGAAGATCCTCTGGGCCTTCGTTCTGGTGACCAGTCTCTTCGCATTGTGGGGTTTCGCCAACGACATCACCAACCCGATGGTGGCGGCGTTCAAGAACATCTTGCTGATCAGCAATTTCGAGAGTTCGCTGGTGCAGTTCGCTTTCTACGGCGGGTATTGTGTCATGGCGATCCCGGCGGCCCTGTTCATCAAGCGATTCAGTTACAAGACCGGCATCCTCGTTGGCCTGGGTCTCTATGCGACGGGGTGCCTCCTGTTCATCCCGTCCGGCTGGATGATGGCGTTTTCCTCGTTTCTGATCGCCTACTTCATCATGACCTGCGGCCTGTCATTCCTTGAGACCAGTTCGAATCCCTATATCCTGTCCATGGGGCCGGAGGACACCGCGACGCAGCGACTCAACTTCGCCCAGTCTTTCAACCCCATCGGATCGCTCACCGGCATGTTGGTTGCGAAGAACTTCATTCTGGCTCGTCTCGACAAGGCCGATGAAGAGGCCCGGCGCGTGCTCCAGGAAACGGCGCCCGATCAGTTTGCCGCAATTCAGCAGCACGACCTCAACATCATCATCGGTCCCTACATGGCGCTGGGGCTGGTCGTGCTGGGTGTGCTGGTCGTGTTTGCCATCGCTCGTCTGCCGCGTAGCAAGGGGGAGGACGACACGTCTCTGAACGTCGGTCCGACGCTCAAACGTTTGCTTGACAACCGCAAGTACCTCGAAGGAGTGGTGGCCCAGACCTTCTATGTCGGCGTGCAGATCATGTGCTGGACGTTCATCATCCAGTACGCGGGCAACGAGTTGGGCATGGCCAAAGAGACGGCCCAGATGTACAACATGGTGGCCATGATCATCTTCGTCAGCAGCCGGTTCATCTGCACCCACCTGCTGAAGTACTTCAGCCCCGGCGGACTGCTCATGGCGCTGGCGATCGTCGGCGGCGGTCTCATCGTGGGGACGATCTTCATTCGCGGGATGTTCGGCCTGTACTGCCTGATCGGGGTCTCGGCCTGCATGTCGCTGATGTTCCCGACGATCTACGGGATCGCGCTCAAGGGGCTGGGCGATGACGCCAAGCTCGGCTCGGCCGGTCTGATCATGGCCATCGGCGGCGGGTCGATCATGCCGCCCATGCAGGGCTGGATCATGGATCAGAGCGCGGTCAACCTGGGTTTCATGACGCTGTCGAGCACGCGGGCGTCGTTTGTGCTGCCGTTGATCTGTTTCGTGGTGATCGCTATTTTCGGCTTCCGCACATCGAAGGTTCACGGCCACACGTATTGA
- a CDS encoding GreA/GreB family elongation factor: MNSEELREIITAAIADRPRDGRHYCHLCWWGDRLRCLPTQHTQEKHEIFFMAQDDVLEAGLSQRQIDLIAERVQAFCSRRGIRLTRARQRPKAKAPAAAERELQITDFDMSRLQAFLNQLDGHDASRQAEAAQLQTVLAKANVVPSRDIPDDVVTLNSKVRLLDDRSNESMVLSLVFPADGVSDGDLEEANVSVLSPMGASLLGRHVGERIEKSIRVDALLYQPEAAGDYHL; this comes from the coding sequence ATGAATTCGGAAGAACTGCGTGAAATCATTACGGCGGCCATCGCCGATCGCCCCAGAGACGGCCGACATTACTGCCACCTGTGCTGGTGGGGCGACCGACTCCGTTGCCTGCCGACACAGCACACTCAGGAGAAGCACGAAATCTTCTTCATGGCCCAGGACGACGTCCTCGAGGCCGGGCTGTCGCAGCGGCAGATCGACCTGATCGCGGAGCGCGTGCAGGCGTTCTGCAGCCGGCGGGGCATTCGGCTGACGCGGGCGCGCCAAAGGCCGAAGGCGAAGGCGCCGGCCGCCGCAGAAAGGGAACTTCAGATCACGGACTTCGACATGTCCCGCCTGCAAGCCTTCTTGAATCAACTGGACGGCCACGACGCCTCCCGGCAGGCCGAGGCCGCCCAACTCCAGACGGTGCTGGCCAAGGCCAACGTCGTCCCCTCTCGCGACATTCCGGACGACGTGGTCACGTTGAACTCGAAGGTCCGCTTGCTGGACGACCGGAGCAACGAATCGATGGTCCTGTCGCTCGTTTTTCCGGCCGATGGCGTCTCGGATGGTGATCTGGAGGAAGCAAACGTCTCGGTGCTGAGTCCGATGGGCGCCTCGCTGCTCGGCCGACACGTGGGTGAGCGGATCGAAAAAAGCATCCGCGTGGACGCGCTGCTGTATCAGCCGGAAGCCGCAGGCGATTACCATCTGTAG
- a CDS encoding DUF481 domain-containing protein: MHRFLVAAVSCVVLLTAVAQADEVYLRNGDRLTGTLVRLTDGKLVFKADAAGEVTVALADVLTFSTTAAVEVHLKDGTVLNQPVLAADAGAFAIDTATALRPQTFQLADLASINPPAKPAPKWTGSISAGFTATSGNTSTETVNASVSVARRSDKDRMTASADYATGEQKIDREMRTTEDWWRAKAQYDYFFTRKFFAFINGSYEKDAIADLDRRVVVGGGGGYQWIESPRTNFSTTAGLASLYEKFDNDPDSNSELSAQLGYNFDHQLNKSVKFVHDLTYYPALSDFSDYYLTTTAEVRASLTQSMFANFKTIFNYDATPATGRRNTDVKYIFSIGMTF; encoded by the coding sequence ATGCATCGTTTTCTTGTGGCAGCCGTGTCATGTGTTGTCCTGCTGACCGCTGTGGCGCAGGCCGATGAAGTCTACTTGAGGAACGGGGACCGTCTGACCGGCACGCTCGTCCGGCTCACCGACGGCAAACTCGTCTTCAAGGCCGACGCCGCAGGCGAGGTCACCGTCGCCCTGGCGGACGTGCTGACCTTCAGCACCACCGCCGCCGTTGAGGTCCACCTCAAGGACGGCACAGTCCTGAATCAGCCCGTCCTGGCCGCCGACGCCGGCGCGTTCGCCATCGACACGGCCACCGCCCTGCGGCCCCAGACCTTCCAACTGGCCGACCTGGCCTCGATCAACCCGCCGGCCAAGCCGGCGCCCAAGTGGACGGGGAGCATCTCCGCCGGCTTCACCGCCACCAGCGGCAACACCTCCACCGAGACCGTCAACGCCAGCGTCAGCGTGGCCCGGCGCAGCGACAAGGACCGCATGACGGCCAGTGCCGATTATGCCACGGGAGAGCAGAAGATAGACCGCGAAATGAGAACGACAGAAGACTGGTGGCGGGCCAAGGCCCAGTACGACTACTTCTTCACCCGGAAGTTCTTCGCCTTCATCAACGGCAGCTATGAGAAGGACGCGATCGCCGATCTGGACCGACGCGTCGTGGTCGGTGGCGGTGGCGGTTATCAGTGGATCGAATCGCCGAGGACGAACTTCTCGACCACGGCCGGTCTGGCGTCGCTCTACGAGAAGTTCGACAACGACCCTGACAGCAACAGCGAACTGTCGGCTCAGTTGGGGTACAACTTCGACCACCAGCTCAACAAGAGCGTCAAGTTCGTCCACGACCTGACGTACTACCCGGCCCTCAGCGACTTCTCCGATTACTATCTGACCACGACGGCCGAGGTGCGGGCCAGCCTGACCCAGAGCATGTTCGCCAATTTCAAGACGATCTTCAACTACGATGCGACCCCGGCCACCGGCCGACGCAACACCGACGTCAAGTACATCTTCAGCATCGGCATGACGTTTTAG
- a CDS encoding mechanosensitive ion channel family protein: MRGQRTMATTVGWIVFAAVMLAATTASAAASGDPNEGTAGGLDISDLSVSKAQEVLNQLYAYLAQYGLKILGAVIIFLVGRWVARLLSNLVASALTKAKMELMLVQFIKDLSYIAMLIFVVLAALANVGVQTTSFIAVLGAAGLAVGLALQGGLANFAAGVLMLIFKPIHVGDFVEVGGAKGTVKEISIFTTVLSSPDNVRIIVPNGQVMGGNISNFTINGTRRVDMVIGISYGDDLKKAKKVIEDVLAKDERILPDPAPLVAVSELGDSSVNFVVRPWVKSTDYWGTYFDLTANIKIALEDNGLTIPFPQRDVYVKEGKLATAKK; this comes from the coding sequence ATGAGAGGTCAGAGGACCATGGCAACAACGGTCGGTTGGATCGTATTTGCGGCCGTGATGCTTGCGGCGACGACGGCGTCTGCTGCGGCCTCAGGGGACCCGAACGAGGGGACAGCGGGAGGGCTGGACATCAGTGACTTGAGCGTGAGCAAGGCCCAGGAGGTTCTCAACCAGCTCTATGCCTATCTGGCCCAATACGGGCTGAAGATCCTGGGCGCGGTGATCATCTTCCTCGTCGGGCGGTGGGTGGCGAGATTGCTCTCGAACCTGGTCGCCAGCGCCTTGACCAAGGCCAAGATGGAACTGATGCTCGTGCAGTTCATCAAGGACCTGTCCTACATCGCGATGCTCATCTTTGTGGTTCTTGCGGCACTGGCGAACGTGGGGGTCCAGACCACTTCGTTCATCGCGGTGCTTGGTGCCGCCGGTCTGGCTGTCGGCCTGGCGCTTCAGGGCGGACTGGCGAACTTCGCAGCGGGTGTCCTGATGCTCATCTTCAAGCCGATCCACGTCGGCGACTTCGTCGAGGTCGGTGGCGCCAAGGGCACGGTCAAGGAGATCAGCATCTTTACCACGGTCCTGAGCTCACCCGACAACGTGCGGATCATCGTCCCCAACGGCCAGGTCATGGGCGGCAACATCAGCAACTTCACGATCAACGGAACCCGCCGTGTGGACATGGTCATCGGCATCTCCTATGGTGACGATCTGAAGAAGGCCAAGAAGGTCATCGAGGATGTCCTGGCCAAGGACGAGCGGATCCTGCCCGACCCGGCGCCGCTTGTGGCCGTGTCAGAGCTGGGCGACAGCAGCGTGAACTTCGTCGTCCGGCCCTGGGTCAAATCGACCGATTACTGGGGGACCTATTTCGACCTGACCGCCAACATCAAGATCGCCCTCGAAGACAACGGCCTGACCATCCCGTTCCCGCAGCGCGACGTGTACGTCAAGGAAGGCAAACTGGCAACCGCCAAGAAGTGA